Genomic window (bacterium):
CGCTCGTGACGGCCGAGCTCCAACAGCACCATGCCCAGGTGCTCGAGGATCTCGGGGTCTTCCGGCAGGGTGTTGGCCGCGTTGACGAGATAATCGATGGCGTCCGCATAAGCGCCCAGGCGATAGTACAACCAGCCCAGGGAATCCAGATAGGCGGGATTATCGGGGTCCTGCTTGAGGGCGGCCCGGATCAGGCGCTCCGCCCTGTCCAGTTGGACTCCCTGGTCGGCCAGCGTGTAGCCCAGAGCGTTGAGCACGACCGGATCCCCGTCGTGCTCCGTGAGCAACGACTCCAGGACCTCCCGCGCATCGTCGTGCCGGCCGGTCTTGTCGTAGGCTAGGGACAGGTTCATGAGGGCTTCCCGCCGGAACTTGGGTTCTGTGGCGGCAATCAGGTAGGACGACACAGCGCCCTCGTGCTCTCCCATGGCCTGGTACGTCGCGCCGATCATCATGTGGCTCGAGGGCGTATCGTCCCCGGCCAGCAGTTCCTGAGCCTTGCCCGCCAGGGCGAGGACTTCCCGGCGCAGCGGGTCGTCGACAGGCAATCGCCCGCCATGGGCGAAGGCGTCAGGATGCAGCTTGCTCAAGATCGATATCAAGGACAGCAGAAAATCGGGGGCCATTGGATCCATCTCGATGGCGCGGCGCACGTGCTGCTCGCCTCCATTCAAATCGCCGGCCTCCGCCATGAATTCGCCCAGGAACAGCTGCGGCAGGGGAGACTCGGGCCACCGGCGGACGGTGGATTCCAGGGCGGCGACCGCCGCTGGCCAGTTCCCCCGGCGAGCGAGCAGTCGCCCCATGAACAGGGAGGTTTCCAGGTCCAGCGCTTCGGTGTCGAACAGGGGCTGCAGGAACCCGGCCGCCACGGCATCCCGGCCCTCGCCAACGATCAAGCCGGCGGCGGTCCTTACCCACGAGGTATCCAGCACTTCGGAGCCGACCGCCGAGAGACTATCGCCGGTCATTGCCACTGTGATGGCTGCCGCGTCGCGTCCGAGAGCGATATGGTGCTGCAGGGCCCCGAGACGCAGCGGGCGCGACTCCGGCAGGGCAGTCAGGCCTTCGGCCCAGATCGCGGTCGCCTCGGCGTGCCGTTGCAGATGCACGGCCATCTCGGCCATCGCCATGTAGATATGTTCGCGCTCTTCGGGCAGGACGGGCAGCAGGGAGCGATAGGCGCTCAGGGCGTCGTCCCAGCGGCGGGAACGCGACAGGATCTCCGCCTGCAGTATCCCGAGCTGGAGGGAATCGGGATGTTGCAGCCGGAAGGCTTCCAGGGCGCCCAGAGCCTGGTCGTAGCGCTCCATGGCTACGAGGAGGGACACATGCTGCAGCCAGGTCTCGTACTGTACGGATTGGCGGGCCACGAGTAGCTGCGATACTTCCAGCGCGTCGCGGAGATAGCCGAGTTGGATCAGGGCGTCCCGATAAGCTGTCGCGAATTCTTCCACTTCCGGGCTCAGGCGGTGGGCGTGTGCGAGATAGGGCACGGCGCCCGCCGTGTCTCCCTGTTCCATGAGTGTCAGACCGATCATGTAGCTGGTGGCCACGCCGTGCGGCAGCTCTTGCAGATCCCGGGCGATCTCCTCGGCGTAACTCACACTGTCTCCTGCGGCCGGTTTCGTCGCCACGGCCGGGACGGCCCGAGTCCACAAACAGAGGGCCAGTACGGGAATCGCGAGCTGAAACCGCTGAACCAGGGGCATGGCCCCTCCTTGATGTTGCGCCGGCTGGTACAGGACGCGGGAACCATCGCTTAATCCGGATTGTCGAGCAGTCCCGGTTGCGTCCCGAGGCGCCGCATCGCTGCGGTGGCCGCGGCCTGTTCCGCCCGCTTCTTGCTGGGGCCGGCGCCGCGACCGAGCACGATGGCACCGAACAGCACTTCCACCATGAAGGTGCGCGCGTGGTCCGGCCCGCTGGCATCGACCAGGCGATAGGCGGGAGGCGATTTGTGGCGGGCCTGGATCATCTCCTGCAGCCGGCTCTTGTCGTTCACAAGGGTGCGCTCGGTAAGGAACGCGTCCGCGTCTTCGAGCAGCCACAGATCGATGACCTCGGCGGTGGCCTTCAATCCACCATCCAGATAGACCGCGCCGATGATAGCTTCTACCGCATCGGCCAGGATGCTGGCGCGTTTGCGGCCGCCCGTTGCGGCCTCCCCCCTGCTCATCTGGATATGTTCGCCCAGTTTGAGGCGACTCGCCACCCGCGACAGGCTCTCACCGCAGACGAGCTTGGATTTCATCTTGGTGAGGTCTCCCTCCTCGAGCAGGGGATAATGTCGATAGAGGTAGGCGTTGACCACGAGACCGAGCACCGAGTCGCCGAGGAACTCGAGCCTCTCGTTGGACTCGAGGCGGCCACCGCCGAGGATGTGCGTTTGGGATCGATGCACTAGGGCCTGACGCAACAGGTAGGGATCCGTGAAGGTGTAGTTCAGCTTTGCCTGGACGGCCTCCAGGGCCAGGGCTTCGGCGCGCGCGTCGATCACCAAGCGCGTGGCATCTTGTCTGGAGACGCCGCGTGCCACGACGGATTTCAGTCGCTTCCAGAAACCCATGCCCGGCGACTCCCCGCTTCTAGCTCCTTCATCCACTCCAGCGACGCAGGCAGAGCGAGACGTTGTGACCTCCGAAACCGAACGAGTTGCTGAGAGCCGACGCCACGTCCCGCGCGACCGTCTCATTGGGACAATAGAACAGGTCGCAGGCGGGATCGGGCGTTTCGTAGTTGATGGTCGGCGGCAGCTTCCCCGACTGCAGGGCCAACGCGGTGATCGCTGTCTCGACTCCCCCCGCCGCCCCCAGGAGATGTCCGGTCATCGACTTCGTAGAAGAGACGGCGAGTGCGCCGACGTGGTCGCCGAAGAGATCGGCGATGGCCTTGGACTCGATCCTGTCGTTGAAGGGTGTCGAGGTGCCGTGGGCATTGATATAGCCGATCGCCGTCGGCTCCAGCCCGGCGGCTGCCACGGCCAGGCGCATGGCGTTGCGCATGCCGTGTCCCTCGTTTTCCGGCTGGGTCATGTGATAGGCGTCGCCGGTCACGCCGTATCCCGCGATCTCGGCGATGATATCGGCACCACGGGCTAGCGCACTCTCCAGTTCCTCCAGCACGATGATTCCGGCGCCCTCGCCCAGGACGAAGCCGTCGCGCTCCGCGTCGAACGGGCGGCTCGCGCGTCCGGGATCGTCGTTCCTCGTCGACAGGGCTTTCATGTTCGCGAAACCGGCCAGCGCCATGGGGCTCACACTCGCCTCGGCGCCGCCGGTGACCATCAGATCCGCGTCGCCCATCATGATGTGCATGGCCGAGGCGACCAGCGCATGGCCGGCCGAAGCGCACGCGGACACGGTGGCGTAGTTAGGACCGCGGTAGCCGAAGCGGATGGATACGAGGCCCGTGGCCATGTCTGCGATCATCATGGGTATGAAGAGAGGCGAGACGCGCGACGGGCCCTGCGCGAGCAACTTGCCGTGCTGCTCCTCGAAGGTCAGCATGCCGCCGATACCGGAACCGATCAGGACTCCCGCGCGCTCCGGATCGAACTCGCCCGGCGCGGCCTGCGCCACGGCCTCGGCGGCCGCACAAACGGCGAACTGCGCGTAGCGGTCCGCCTTGCGGGCGTC
Coding sequences:
- a CDS encoding tetratricopeptide repeat protein, with translation MSYAEEIARDLQELPHGVATSYMIGLTLMEQGDTAGAVPYLAHAHRLSPEVEEFATAYRDALIQLGYLRDALEVSQLLVARQSVQYETWLQHVSLLVAMERYDQALGALEAFRLQHPDSLQLGILQAEILSRSRRWDDALSAYRSLLPVLPEEREHIYMAMAEMAVHLQRHAEATAIWAEGLTALPESRPLRLGALQHHIALGRDAAAITVAMTGDSLSAVGSEVLDTSWVRTAAGLIVGEGRDAVAAGFLQPLFDTEALDLETSLFMGRLLARRGNWPAAVAALESTVRRWPESPLPQLFLGEFMAEAGDLNGGEQHVRRAIEMDPMAPDFLLSLISILSKLHPDAFAHGGRLPVDDPLRREVLALAGKAQELLAGDDTPSSHMMIGATYQAMGEHEGAVSSYLIAATEPKFRREALMNLSLAYDKTGRHDDAREVLESLLTEHDGDPVVLNALGYTLADQGVQLDRAERLIRAALKQDPDNPAYLDSLGWLYYRLGAYADAIDYLVNAANTLPEDPEILEHLGMVLLELGRHERALEILERALLLGGDAASLQPVIEELKPVKQ
- the rnc gene encoding ribonuclease III, with the translated sequence MGFWKRLKSVVARGVSRQDATRLVIDARAEALALEAVQAKLNYTFTDPYLLRQALVHRSQTHILGGGRLESNERLEFLGDSVLGLVVNAYLYRHYPLLEEGDLTKMKSKLVCGESLSRVASRLKLGEHIQMSRGEAATGGRKRASILADAVEAIIGAVYLDGGLKATAEVIDLWLLEDADAFLTERTLVNDKSRLQEMIQARHKSPPAYRLVDASGPDHARTFMVEVLFGAIVLGRGAGPSKKRAEQAAATAAMRRLGTQPGLLDNPD
- the fabF gene encoding beta-ketoacyl-ACP synthase II, coding for MERRRVVITGIGMITAVGLTRDETWQALLAGSNGVGPIAAFDTSDFKVNFAAEVKDFDPTMAMDPKDARKADRYAQFAVCAAAEAVAQAAPGEFDPERAGVLIGSGIGGMLTFEEQHGKLLAQGPSRVSPLFIPMMIADMATGLVSIRFGYRGPNYATVSACASAGHALVASAMHIMMGDADLMVTGGAEASVSPMALAGFANMKALSTRNDDPGRASRPFDAERDGFVLGEGAGIIVLEELESALARGADIIAEIAGYGVTGDAYHMTQPENEGHGMRNAMRLAVAAAGLEPTAIGYINAHGTSTPFNDRIESKAIADLFGDHVGALAVSSTKSMTGHLLGAAGGVETAITALALQSGKLPPTINYETPDPACDLFYCPNETVARDVASALSNSFGFGGHNVSLCLRRWSG